The Fusarium falciforme chromosome 12, complete sequence DNA window TTCTTGGTTAGACATGGTGGGAGTGATCGTTCAGCAGGACGACTTGATGTCTGGTTGTGGATGGGTGATGGCTGATTGTTGATGAAGTCTAGTAGTGGACGTGTTTTATAGCTATTGCTTGCTTCGATAAATAATCTGAGTCATTCTTTCAAGGGAAAAGCGTGAGCTTGACGCATGCCAGAACTCTGATGAGTTTCTGCAGAAGAAAAGTAGCATACAGATAGTAAAAAATCTCGGTGAACCTTAATGGCGAATACAAGGGATTTATCAAGCAAACAAGAAACGGCACAGTAAGATTTATTATGCGACATTGGGTTGGTGCAAACCTTCAGGGCAATGCGAACATAGTTTAATCATTCCTCCCATGCCCCTGGTTCGCCAGGAGAGAATTCGCGCCGCCATCTTCGACATCATTGGGGAAGCCTTATTTTGCAGTATGTATTCTGACCATTTCCTTCCACACAACTCTTGATGGCAGATCAAGAATACAAACTCATTTCAAAACGAAAGCACCCTACATGTGCATGCGCGAAACTCGCCATCCTATCATTATTACCTTTTGCAATCACCGTCTCAGGATTATTTCCAAGACATAGATTCGTATGAAAGAGGAGTTTACTGACATGACGACAGAAGAATTGAAATCCATAACAGCCCCTTTAGGCCAAAAAAGCAATAAAAATATTCTGCGGTAGATCTCAAGCAAAGTGAACAAGACAAAACTGCTAGCAAACAGCGCTGCGATCGATGTAGAGAGTGTCTGTGATCTACCTAGTCTGACTCCGGCAACCTGCCGCCCAGCGGCAGAGCAATGTGACAATAGCTTGTGCCTAATCAAacatacctaattatatacaTTTTTCTAATCGATGAGAATGTAGAAATGAATAATCCACGAGCACGCAAACTTTCGAGATGTGCGTGTGGTTTGTCAAAGTCGTCACCTGAATGCCTCGCGTAGATAAAAATAGTGTACGTGTGTTCGCTGGGACAGCTGTGTCCTCTTCCCCCTCTTTTTTCTCGTCGGAGGTGTGTCCCTGGATCCCGAAGCATAGCAGACGTTCCAGTCAAATAATCACAGGTTGATTAATCGAATTCCCTGCCAGGTAGGTAGGCAGAAATGCCGAGCCAGTGCCTGCATGAGGCTCGCAGGCCTTGGCAGGGAAAGTTGAGTTACACACGTCTCAAATGAAAAGTTTGGCTATGACCAATAAAGAGGTCATAGCTTGGTGAGGCGGACAGGGGACATGCACAGCCAGAATGCGAAGTTTGGACACGGCCAATGAGCTGTGACATGACCTCAGCCAACCACCACAATCGCCGAGAACACGAATTTTGGATCTGGCCAACCATTTTCATGTTTCAAGGAGCTGTGACAACCCAATGAGAACTCATTCAGAAAGCCTCAGGCTGAGGAGAACACACATAAAACCCACGCTCGCCTCCACGGGTTCCTGATGGTCAACCCGAACACACAACCCTTTTCAGGACACTTTGTTGGCCACAGAACATTCATCACCTTTACTCACAAATGTCTCGAGCAGACAGGATTCCCCGCTCAGAGTGGGACAGTAACAAGGAGCATATCCGCGCCTTGTACCTCGACCAGGACAAATCCCTAGATGATCTTGTCACCTCCATGTCCGAAGAGCATGACTTTCATGCCACGTCTGTGTTTCCATCCTCTTCATATCAAGGATTTAGGCCTCTAATTTTACAACAGAAGAGCCCAGTATATCCGAAAACTGGGCACCTGGAATGAAGAAGTACTCCAGCAAGGAGGACTGGAAACACGCCGATACCTTGATTAGAAAACGCAAGgtcgagggcaaggacacggaaatttttattaatggCAAGCTTGTGTCAGCAAAAAAGCTGAAAAAGGAGCTTGGGAGATATGCATGGCAACAGCCACACGGTCAACAGTCCTTGGGTAAGACACCCGTAACCCTCAAGTTCTAAGGCCGATTGATGTCTAACATTTTTGAAGCTAAAGATGCTCCTGAAGGAGTGATAGCCCGCACGCCACCCTCTTCCACGATGGCATTCATCGTGGGGCGTTCAATCCCGTGGTTCCGATTCCAGGATCATCTACATTCCTTCAGTACTCGCTCCCAGTGTTCGCTCGCCCTTTCTATGCACTTTCTAACCATTCATTAGTGGCACGCAACTCCCCGATGGATCCAGGCCATGGCGCTCTGAGACTGGTCATATCGCCATCAGCGAAACAACTCGACATTCTTCCATTTTTGAACAAAGTCCTGATTACCGCTTCAAGGACAAAAACTCTTTCCGAAGCCACTTCAATCATCGAAGGACAGATGCCCCGCTCGCCTGACCTTGACGCTACATCGCAAGTCGGTCGACATGGCTCAGATCCTTTGTCTCTAGCTCTTCAGTGGGCTGTCTATCGCTGCACAAATAATCATCTAAGCTCGCTTCAAATCGATGAGTTTTTAGGTTTCATAGCGGAAAGCGGAAACCTCGCAGCGTTGAAGGGAATCTGTCGCATGCCTGGGCCGACAACCAAGACTCTGCTGTCAAAGCTTCTTCCAAGCGCTATCCGCCTTCGGGACTTCGCACTTGCTAGTTTTCTTCTTGATCAGGGGGTCGATCCAGAAGCCAGACACTCAGATTCGTCTTTCTCCAGTATTCTTCAGAAGGCAGCAAGAGATCACAACGATGACGTCGTGCAGTTATTGCTTGAGCATGGTACCAATCCCGAGGATGCCAACAAGGATGGCTGCACCCCTTTGCAGTCTGCCCTAATGGAACCCGGAGGACTTTCTACTGTCAAGCTACTTGTCCAAGCTGGAGCAGACGTCAATCCGCCTTCTCGTGGATATTACGAGTCATCTCTGATGATGGCAGTAGCCCAACTAGACATGGAAGCTGTCAAGTTTTTGATCGACGCTGGCGCAGATCCCAACCGGGGAGACAGGTTACACTATTTGCGCACGATACGGCACATTTCATGTCTACCTCTAGCAGCGGCAGCCCGCCTAAACACGAGGGGTGGCATAACCAAATCGAGCAAGCAAAGTCAAAATCGTTGTCAAAGGCAGATCATCGACTTGCTTCTACAAGCAGGAGCTAACGTCAACGCAATCCCTTCGTGCGCACCTAGGGATAGCGCCGTGACAGCGATGCAGGCCGCTGCCGAATCAGGCAATTTCGATATTTGCagtttatttatctctcACGGGGGGGATATCCATGCCCCGGCCATAGGAGAGTACGGAATGACATGTCTCCAAGCCGCAGCATTCTCTGGGAACGTCGATATCGTCTATCTGCTTTTGGGCATGGGAGTCGACGTGAATGAGGCTGGTTTGCACGCGGCAGCATCTTCCGGAAACATGGAGCTCGTCAACCTTTTCCTAGATATGGACGCCAATGTCAATCAACAAACCCCAAAGACTGCTCTTGAGGTTGCTATTGATGCGGGCCACAATGACGTTGTCGAGAGATTGCTAGATGCAGGTGCAGATGTCAACCAAAATCATCGCTTTGGGTCCGCACTTTTCAGTGCCGCCAGGAAACAAGACGCCAAATTGGTTGGCCTCCTGATGGCCCAAGGCGCTGATCTAGAACCTGTTGGTTGTCATGTCAGCCCTCTCATAGCAGCCATCGAGCAGGAATGGGCGTATGGCGCTCGACTCCTCATACAGGCGGGAGCCGATGTGAACAGGCCATGCACCAAGCCAGACTTCTACAGTCTACCAGAGTATGTGCATCGGGATCAGACAGTGCCACTTGTAGAAGCTGTCCTTACAAGGGAGGTCAAGTTTGTCCAGATGCTTCTTGACGCTGGGGCAAAACTCCATGCCCATTCCTCTCGTTGCCTTGAGCTTGCTATCCAAAACCGCTCCAACGACATAGTCCGACTTTTGCTCCAGAATGGCGTCAACCCCAATCAAATTTTCGCGGGCGAGGAAGCAGTCACTCCTATCCATGCCGCGATCATAGATAAGGACGAATTTATCGAGACGGATGTCTTGAAAACATTGATTGAGTTCGGGGCCAACGTCAATGCTTGCTCCGAAAAGGGGTACCCACTTGAGATCGTCTCCAATGTAATGTTGGATCTGAGCGAGCTCGGGTGGAATGTTCGGAACCTTGAAGAGGCCCGAGACATTCTATTGCGAGCCGGTGCTGATCCTAGCTTGTTCAACAACGACTGCAGCGAACTACAACTTGCCGCCAAAAAGGGCGACATTGCCAGGGTCCAGTCTCTCATTTTGAACGGAGAAGACGTTAACGAGCCAGCAAATGGCAAACGTGGTGCAACAGCCTTACAGTATGCCGCAATGTATGGTCACTTGAATATCGCCATGCTGCTAATCGAGAACGGAGCACTCATCAACGCTCCAAAAGCAGGGATTGATGGCCGCACCGCGCTCCAAGCTGCCGCAGAGAACGGGAGACTCGATATCGTACACCTTCTCCTAGAGCATGATGATGAGCTAGGCTTATTGGAGGAGCGTTGTTTTGACGCGGCCGAAtatgccgaggaggaaggccATAGGGTCATTGCACAAATCCTGCGGGAATGGAGGAGATCATGAGTGTCCTCTTTCCTCCATCTACTTGATGGAATTAGGTCTGCACTTTACGAATTGGGACGGAATGTCACGTTAGTTCTCTTTGTAGCCCGGCACTTGATGGAACACTTTTTGAAGCCATATGTTGTCATCGTCTATCTACTACGAACCGACCGCCAAAGGCAGGCAGTAACTGTTATGCGGAGTAGAGGGCATTGAGAGAGACTACAGACACTCCACACTTTCATATCCAGTGCAAAGAGCCCACAATAGATAACCCTGGGTCGTCGAGCATCAATAGGCAGAGATACCGGCCGAGGTCGCTGAGTGGCAAGTTTCGAGCTTGTCGAAAAGCCGCAGTGAAGCACCCAGCAGGCCTAGAAGATCACACAAGCTCCGTGGTTTCAGCGTCATTTATACCGCCCCAACGTCGAAGTGGTGCAAAGACAAAGACATGCCGTATCTGATCTAGAACTAATTGGCTCCTCTGGAAGATCAGTCCATGCGTGAAAAGAGAAAACTGTTGGTCCATTCAATTACGAAAACCGGTTCTGACCCAGCCCGCGACGCCAGGGCGCTTAACGAGCGGGTTAAGACGCATGTTCAGGTGAAGCCCTCAGAGCCTGATTTGCCAATCCGCACCCTTGAAATGAAAGCGGGCAGGGGTTATCAGAGGGGAAAGTGTCCAACTCGCTGCAACCTCTTTACATCTATGTGACGTTTCTGTAGAATCACATTTCTGTGGCAGTTGAAGAGTTACTCACATATCCGCACTACTACTCCTGCGTCAAATCGCCGTTAGAATAGTCTCAACGCAACTCAGCCGAAAGGTCCAAATTAGGCTCCGACAAAAGCAGCGCCTCAGTGTACAAGCGCAGCCCAAATATGCATCACTTTTTCAGCTTGCACTTTCAGGACACGCTACTAAGCGCCGCGACTCAtttcaaaaaaaaaagcagaCGATTAAATATCTGATGTTCGCTTTTCTCAGATCCTCGGTCTTTCTCTCTTTCTCCTTTCCTCCATCCCTGTTCCATACCTTGCCGGCCAGGCTATCTTGTAATCTCTTTCAATATGTACGGCATTTACATCATAGTTCCGGTCTTGATTCTCGTGTCTCAAGCATTGGCATCGACAGTAGAGACACACCTCACTACTGCTGGACCAAGCCTGTTAGCCATTCGACAAGACCATCTGCGGCACCACAAGAACGCCCCCCTGAATGCGAGAGGGGAAGCACGTTACAAGAGGGACGACGGCGACAATCTCATCGGATACTTCATCGAGGACGGCGAAAGCACGTCTCCCCCAAGCATCACATTCCACATTCGCCGTCATCGCTAACAAAGATTTACAGTTGGTGAGTACCGATGCCAAAACACCGATCTCTGGCTGGGGGACACGAGCGTTCCTGGACGCAGGAGCACATATGCCCATTGCTCAGGCAGAAGTGCCATCCCTGGCGATTCTCCACCCATTGGAACAACCTGCTCGGGCAACACTGTCTTCTGGGCGAACATGGATGGAAGGACGCTAGCTGGCAGTAGCTCCCGGTATTGGTATTGCGCCCTCTCTCAGTAGTTGCGCATCGCTTGCACATACTGATGTATCAAACCAGTGGGAAGTACTCATGCATCACTGTGACAGTGTACGACTCTTACGACGACGGCTCCGGGTCAAGACCTCAGTACTGGATTGACTGCGAGGAGAACCTTCGGCCCCCGCGAAACATCAGAGAGTTTTACAGGACAATGCCAGAGCGTATGTATATAATCACTACCTTGGTCTCATGTACCTTAATAGCATCTGCTAACACTCCTGAGCGGCAGCTACTGCTGAAACATCCGCAGAATCGATATCATCCACCACAGAGCTCAGCGCCGCTGGTGCAACCGATTGGTCACTCCCACCCAGCACGGCATCGGAAATTGCGTCTGGAACTGCCTCGCAAGCCCCTTCTGAAACCGCCTCCAGAAGCACGACGGCCGCAACAGAAACTCCCAAGCCAACGAGTGACAACGGCCTGGGCGGTGGGGCTGTCGCTGGCATCGCTCTAGGATCATTCTTTGGAGGTGTTCTCTTTACCAGCACCATCGCTGTGCTCCTGATGAGAAGACAAGTCAGCATGGCAAGTCAGTCGGGAAACGGGATGGAGACCGTGGGCGGCTCCGAAATGGAATTAGTGGGCCATAGGGGGTAGAGGGGATAAGTTCCAAGAGGAAATGGCGGGACGACGGGATATTGGGTATCGTTCAGCTTCTATAAGGAGAGCATGAAATAGACAGTTTTACATGAATAAACAATCTTTTACGTGCCTGCCGCGTGGAGGAACGTGGTCTTATGGAGCCTCGGGTTGAAGTTTGTCTCAGCCAGTCGTGGCCCTGAATAAGAGCTGCCACAGTGCACGACTTGGAGCAAATTACAGACGCCTTCTCCCATCCAATCAGCAGCCTCGGTTCCGTGGTCTAGTTGGTTATGGCATCTCGTTAACACCGAGAAGGTCCCCGGTTCGATCCCGGGCGGAACCACATTTTTGCTCTCAGCACCAAATGGGTAGGTAAGTCATGAGGGTTTCTTTTTGCCAGTGACCAACTGTGGATTATGATCTCCATGTTTATGGTAATTATCTTAGTCAGTGTCTTTCATCCCACCTACAGGGGCAAGTCCTGTTCCATTGTTGTCATGTTAGTATCTCCTGACTCACGAGCCTGTGTCCTGACATGGAACGTTCAACTACCTGAATGGCTGTTCCAAACTGCCTCTAGCACATGTTTCAGCTTcacctaagaaaaaaaaactccTACCTTGACCCCTGGTTCAATTCTATGGACATGAATAAATACATGGCAATTTTGACGGCGACATCGTGCTTCACGCGACGTGCATTGCCTTAGATACCCTGGAGCTGCAGAGATTCCTCGCTTCGTAAGGCACACGCGCACGGACTGTTAGCCTGCTGTTAAGGAATTGAACTTATTACATGTGAACCATGGCCAGGCACTATCATTGGCTTATTAGCCATCACGAAGACGGAGTTTGCTGAGACGCTGGACCTTTCACGAGCTAGACCTGATCCTGGAACGTAAAAATACACCACTTGAAAGCTGCAAGACCCTATCCgcaaagtaataaaaaaggcGTCTTTAATAATGAGaagaattaaagaaaaaaaacgtACACTTCGCTCTGGATCACATTGAAACCAATTAACAGTAGGCCAAGGTAGCCCGATAGACGACCGTCAGAAGTCTTTGTATTGAATGCAACGTATGCGATACCATTGCTATAGCCAACCATGGCATTCTGCTGAGAAGTCCTACCATGACGCACCTGGAGAGCGAGCGTGGAGGGCTCATTCAGCTCCTCATCAGCTACTAGTACCAGTTTCGACCACGTATCAAGCACTCGAAGTTTCACTTTCTCCTTCTAACTATCGAGGTCTACCGGGCTGCTGATGTCGGGCCGGCCAAACTGCTGAGGCCAAAACCGGTGAGCCAATCTCCACCACACTCCCCAATAACAATCAATCAGAGCCGGAGGCACCCATCTCGTGTCATCCATCATGTCAAAGATTATTAGACATAAATCCCCCGGCCTATAAAATCGCCCGCGTGATTCTGCAGCCCCCAACCATACATGGTTCCCCGCTCTCGAGGTCGACCGACCATTTTACTCCATGGGGAAATATTCGGAATGCGGCTCGGTTTGCCATTCTGGCTAAACCCGAAAGATAGTCGGGGGACAGGGTATTTAAGCCTCACCTCACTAGCTTCCAGGTGTATCTCGGCCTCTTATCGTTCCTTTGCTAAGGTGACATTGACTCGACGGTAACCCTGTCTTTGTTTTTTCGG harbors:
- a CDS encoding Clr5 domain-containing protein, with amino-acid sequence MSRADRIPRSEWDSNKEHIRALYLDQDKSLDDLVTSMSEEHDFHATISENWAPGMKKYSSKEDWKHADTLIRKRKVEGKDTEIFINGKLVSAKKLKKELGRYAWQQPHGQQSLAKDAPEGVIARTPPSSTMAFIVGRSIPWFRFQDHLHSFMARNSPMDPGHGALRLVISPSAKQLDILPFLNKVLITASRTKTLSEATSIIEGQMPRSPDLDATSQVGRHGSDPLSLALQWAVYRCTNNHLSSLQIDEFLGFIAESGNLAALKGICRMPGPTTKTLLSKLLPSAIRLRDFALASFLLDQGVDPEARHSDSSFSSILQKAARDHNDDVVQLLLEHGTNPEDANKDGCTPLQSALMEPGGLSTVKLLVQAGADVNPPSRGYYESSLMMAVAQLDMEAVKFLIDAGADPNRGDRLHYLRTIRHISCLPLAAAARLNTRGGITKSSKQSQNRCQRQIIDLLLQAGANVNAIPSCAPRDSAVTAMQAAAESGNFDICSLFISHGGDIHAPAIGEYGMTCLQAAAFSGNVDIVYLLLGMGVDVNEAGLHAAASSGNMELVNLFLDMDANVNQQTPKTALEVAIDAGHNDVVERLLDAGADVNQNHRFGSALFSAARKQDAKLVGLLMAQGADLEPVGCHVSPLIAAIEQEWAYGARLLIQAGADVNRPCTKPDFYSLPEYVHRDQTVPLVEAVLTREVKFVQMLLDAGAKLHAHSSRCLELAIQNRSNDIVRLLLQNGVNPNQIFAGEEAVTPIHAAIIDKDEFIETDVLKTLIEFGANVNACSEKGYPLEIVSNVMLDLSELGWNVRNLEEARDILLRAGADPSLFNNDCSELQLAAKKGDIARVQSLILNGEDVNEPANGKRGATALQYAAMYGHLNIAMLLIENGALINAPKAGIDGRTALQAAAENGRLDIVHLLLEHDDELGLLEERCFDAAEYAEEEGHRVIAQILREWRRS